GGTTTGAAGGGTAttgtaaaccaaaaaaaaattttatagttgTTTGGAGTTTGCAAAACACTTTCATGTATTATCTAGTTTGATCATCATATTAACCTTGTGGGATATCTGTGacaggtttgtttttctttgctccccattttacagataagaaaagtgaggctcagaaGAATACACTGGTATATAGTTCTTTGATAGAGGGCTATGTAGGAAGTCTTCTGATAGCACTTTTAATTAGTATCATGTGACACtaatgatgcaagatttttggaaaattgaATCTTAATTTATTCTCATTTGGCTGTGAAAGTCTTGACAATTCATAAATGTCATTTGGATTCTGCAAATCTGAAACACTGTGATCAATAAATCTTTAACCTTCTAAAAACTTAGATATATATATTCCATAAGTGTATATTTGGGTGTGTTCCATACTGAGGTTGACTCAAATATACTGAGACATGTTATTAAAGTTATCTGCATCTTTCATTTGTGGGGGTCATATGTAGTTTGTATTAATTTCTTTCACCCTCTCCCACTTTGAGTGAACTGTAATGGTCTAAGTTACAAGTTTAACCCAGATTAAATTCTACTTTTTAGGTGTAAGAAGCAAGAGTATCACctttaatgataatttttatcACTGTCATTTCTCATTCTCAGACATACACAAATTAACGTTAAGCATCATAATCACTAGCTCTGTATATAAGTAGCTTGAAGATAAACAATATGACATTGTTCTTTGAGAGAGTAAGTCACAAGGTGATTGTGAGGAAACCAGAAAATTTCCTTCCATTGCTGGGTGCTACTCCCATGACTGTGGTACTGTCTACGTGCCAAGGCGGTTCTAGACCTGAGCATCATCCTAGGGTCCTGGGGTGATGCAGTTCCTGACAGGGTCTAACTTTCTTCCATCCCCAAAGAAGAAAAACTcagttttcaaaatatgttttaatatacatatgtattttccaTATCTAAGATGGCATATTGTTACTTTTCAAAGACAAATCATCCgtttaattgttcttatttagaAGTCAGTATTTTCTAGGAAGAACatgttttctgaaatttcaaGAAAGTTTTTAGTTAACTAAGACTTAATTTCTTCTGATATGCTCCAGTGTGTCTCAATTTATCTCCATAATTTGATCAATGAAAAAGACTTATATGTATCACCACATTAGGGTGGTTTAGTTGAAAACATTTGCAACAGCTTACTGAAttcctggaagaaaagaaaacacattttaaatgagGTAAAAGTATATTGAATGTAACCATTTTAACCTGACATCAAAATTTCTTTTCTAGGAGAAAGGTCTCAATATCAAATCTTTCTTTTGTTATCTCCAAGGACACTTGGTTCTAGACATCCACACTTGTTAAACTATTATCTTTGCTTGTTAATGCTAGAAGAGCTTATTTTGGCGACATTTTTAAGTGCCGCCTGAGAACAGCTCCTGGGTTCATCTGCGTGCTCACTCCAGTGTGTTACTGGCGAAGCTGGTAACATGAAATGAGGGAGGTTTTGAGGCTCGTCCAAGCTCGGTGAGCGGAAAAGCGTGTGGTATTGATTAACTGCGTCTTCTGTGGGCCAGTGTGTTTGAGTTGCGCAAAGGAGAGTGAAGTCTGTGTCCAAATATTTCCAGCTCTGACCTAAGGTGGAAAGTATGTTATGCCACCAATTAAATGTCTTCTTTCTGAGTCTAGCGGATAAGGATGGTGACCCAGAAAAAAATAGTCCCTCACATTGCAGCAGTCCACTGCGAGTGAGGAAAGGCTTGACTGTATTTGTCAAGCCAAGACAAAGAACTCCTCTCCCCTACTCTGTGGATGACGTCCGTGACCCAGGGGCATTTTCCTGGCTAGGAGAACTTACCAGGTGGGGACCCAGTGGTGGTTTCTTCAGGCATGTGGATGCCCCTCTGGATTCCTGCAGGGGTGGTCACTTCAAAGTCGTCGTCTGTGTCACTGGGAGTCAGGAAGGGACTTTCTGAGGTCCCGCGGACAGCCGGATTTACTCCTGCTTGTCCTGCAGGAAGGATTCTGTTCTGGGCGTCTGGATTAGCCTGGCTGGTGGGCAGGAGGGCCCCGGAAAACAAAGGCTGGAAGAGGAGGCCTGTGAAGATTTGCGAGCCCACTGGCTAGaatgagggaaggaggcagaaaacagagttaaagaaatacatttaaaaggcCAGTCaaccagcttttcttttttgagggcaGCAAGTTTGGGTAAGAATGGCAGGATGGAGAAGGTAGAGCCAGAGAAAAGCATAAAGATGGGGCATTCCCCAGAGGAAATGCCTCCCTCCCTGAGCCAAGCCCAATGCTGGTTTCATTGCCAGGGTTCCGTGCTGTGTTCCAGTCCCCTCACAGAGGGAGAGCCAAAAGCAAGCCGGTCACCGGGAAACGAATAAGGCATGCTTTGCTGGTACCAGGTGCATCTGGAAGGAAACTCAGGCAGAAAATCTATACAGTTACGACAAACTGTATCTCTGTTATTGGCCTCAAccatagtctttttttaaaaactgtattttttatttattcattttagagagacagagagagaagggggggaggagcaggaagtgccttgaccaggccagcccagggtttccaaccggcgacctccgcgttccaggttgacgctctgtccactgcgccaccacaggacaggcccaTAGTCTTTCTTTTTGCccatactttaaaaacaaagtaatttaGGAGACTAAAAATTATTGGCCAAAATGAACTCAAGTAGATTAATCAGTTCCTATCTGATGGTTTGCATCCTTTCATGTTTCCTTTGGTGAATCTTCCAAAGGCATTAGAATGTTCAGTCAGaaatatttctcttagcaattcAGCCACTTGTATGTTACGTGTGGTTGCCCAATGGAAGTCCACTTTCTTGGACTATTAATGATTTGCACACTGGTAATGAATGATGTTGCTGCCATGCTTGTTTTTTTCCACGCTGAGAAACAAATTACTGTGAGAAATTCCTGCTAAGAAGAAATAGTTTGATATTGGCTGGTTTGGCTACCTTTGATTCTGAGGAGGTTGAGGGCAGGacccagaaatctgcattttaaccagTATTCCATGTTCTCCTGATTTGGTGGTCTTGGACTGAAGTTTGGCAGACATTGTTTTAGGTGTATGAGGTATTGAAGCAAGAattaaatttaggccctggccagttggctcagtggtagagcatcagcctggtgtgcagtagtcccgggtttgattcccggccaggtcacacaggagaagcgcccatttgcttctccacccctccccctctccttcctctctgtctctctcttcccctcccgcagcgaggctccattggagcaaggatggcccgggcgctggggatggctccttggcctctgctccaggcgctggagtgactctggtcgcaacagagcgatgccccggaggggcagagcatcgccccctggtgggcagagcatcgcccctggtgggcgtgccgggtggatcccggttgggcgtatgcgggagtctgtctgactgtctgtctctccctgtttccagcttcagaaaaatacaaaaaaaaaaaaaaaagaattaaatttatacCAGATGAGACACAGGAGTAAGCTACAGAAGCTTTCAAACGGGGAGTCAGGACATCCATAGGCTTCAAATAAAGATGGTGGATTGTGCccatcattaaaaaataagataaattatcTAGTACATTCCATGTAGTAAGAGTAAACATATTTTCATGaaacatgtgtgtgtatttgtgtatgtgttaGCTGCCTAAAAAATATAGCTGTGTCCTGACCTGATAGCTCAggtgtttagagcatcatcctgatacaccaaggttgacaattcagtccccagtcagggtatatacaggaacAGGTTAATGGTTCTGTCTctgtatccctttctctctctttctttctctaaaattaatttttaaaaatttagctgcgaaataagtaaatcagaaaaaaccaggaactgcattattccatacgtaggtgggacataaaagtgaaactaagagacattgataagagtgtggtggttacgggggggaggggggaatgggagagggaaagggggagggggaggggcacaaagaaaacaagatagaaggtgacagaggacaatctgactttgggtgatgggtacgcaacataattgaacgacaagataacctggacttgttatctttgaatatatgtatcctgatttattgatgtcaccccattaaaaaaataaaattattaaataaaaaaaaagaaaaaaaatgtagctgtTATTAtgggtttatttaaaaaaaaattggagatcATTGACATAGTagataaaaaaaatggctttcaGTCTGTTTTGGACCTTGAAACTTAATTTGCTTaagttctttgagcctcagtttctttatatataaagttGGGTAAAAAATTTCTACTTTGTAATTTGGTGAGGATTAAAAGCAATGTATGTAAAAGGTCTACTAAGGTGCCTATTCTATAGAATTAGCTCAAAAACTGGTAGATGTAGGTATTTGTGTACCAGTGTTGGCAAAACAACCCATTATTTTACTTATGGACAATCTAGCAAAGCTCTACCTTTTacgtaatagaaaaaaaatgttaaaaactgtCTTTCCAGAGATTGCCTCAACTTTTAATTACTGTGTCATGTTTAGATACCACATAATTCAAGTCATTTTTTGTCTAAAAATGACTTACGGGGAAATGCATTGAAGAGCCTAGTAATGATGATATAAGTGTTATTTAGGTTAAGCCCTTTAGTAGTTGATGTGTATAGGGAGGAGTccattcatatataaaataatatattttcccaaagaaatgaaaatttaagtcAAGGGAACTAATCTTTCCTgtaacaaatattaatattaatatatatatatagttgtataTCTGCATGCATTTCAATAATTTATAGCCATAGATTTTGATCAATGTAAAGTTAAAAAAGACGCATTGGCTTTTTGGATAGGAACTGAATCTAACATCAATACATGGAAAACCAAAGCTAGATCAAATTAATGGAAAGGTTGCTGGAGAATGGTGATAAAGCCCCAGCTGGACAGGATAACCTAATGCAAAGACCTATCCAAATGTTCACTTTGTTGCAGTAGACACCAAGTTTAGGATTTTTGGTCAAAAGAGACTATGGATATGAGGACCTAAAACAGCATTGTGGTAgactgaaaagaattttaaatattagtaattaaaaataaatttttttaccaACTCCTCTGAGCTTAGGATAGTAccctaaaaggaaaataataaaaaattattagacaaattttaatatattcacagcaAGATATGTATAACATAGTTTCAAGACTTAAAATAGTTTTGAGaattataaaaagatttttaaattttcaataaaattttaaattgccttGTGACTTGCATTACCAAACTCTTGTCATTTACAGATATTGCATTACTAACATCATTTGAGTGATGTGTggtctttgtattttaaaattatatattttctatcattAAGTAGTAAAAACACATTTAAGGAAGCTAGGAAAATGGAGAaagcagtaagaaaaaaattatactgtaaTCCTATTATGTAGAGTAAtgcattttccctctctttttcttttcacacATGTATTTTTTGAATAATAGATATCActtatataatttgtattttacctttcttttaaaattattcagcAATCATTATTACTGACGTATTTAAATGTTCAGAAAGTATTTGCTTTTATGTTGCACAGTTTACTTGTAGTTCTGTCTTTAAAATTTAACTTGCACCCAATACTCTTCTgtactataaatattattttgattaatagatttgtaaataaattttcactgtatttcagattattttcttAGGATGTGTACCCAGATGTGGAATTAAGAGTTGATATGAATATTATAGTTGATTCTGTGTTTAGAAATAAAAGCTGCCAACTGATGCTCACATTTGATCTTGACCCTTGGTATTTTTATCAGTGATCTCAAAAATTacttttcataaaagaaaataaggagagagaagaggaagagtttGTATCATTTTTAGGGGAAATATTTGTAGTTAATAAGtaaattggaaattaaaaaataaccccCTAAATTATTACTCATTACATTAATCCCATTAtaaatttaaaggatttttaaacatttaaaggaTTGCCTGATTGCTTCAGTTACACATCTTTAAATTGGCAATAAAAATAGTCTATAAAAGGTTgttttgaagatgaaatgagctagcacataataaataataaagtatctgGTACATATAAGCATTTACTAAGTGTTATCCTTGCTATTATTGTTCAGACAGTGCAAAGTAAACAGGAAGCTGGACAATTATCTGGTGTATTGAAGCAAGATTAAATATTTCACACTAagatgatttaaaacaaaaatcatacaaAATGACCTTACCTGGGCTCCAAGTTGTGCTACAATAAGAGGTAACatctgaaaaaaaagtaaatatttagtaaaaaatatattcaaagataaattcTGACAGATGATATGAATATCAACTTTCTTGAAAAGCAGTATTTGTTAAACAACTATCTGTTACTAAATGTGTCATCTGTAATCATAGATATAGACTCATAGAGCTGGATGGGGACCAGAATCcatccagttttttaaaaaattattagaccTGGACAGATCTAGAAACCAGTACAAGGCAGCATATTTAGGAGGTAGAAGTTAGTAAAttggataattaaaaaataattttggtcttAACCTATATTCAAACTGAAAATTATTCCaagaaataatgatataaaatatgataaatatgcATGTGTTTACTTTGTATGGCATTTCACATGAAAACAcaatggatattttaaaatataatagtttcttgaaacatatataattagtTTCATAATGATTTCCTGGGAATTTTGCTGTTAAAATAGAACCCTGGAAGGAAGTTATGGATAATATTGTCCCATAATCCGTGGCACTAACAGAGTTGTTAAAACTAAGTGAGAAATACTTTAATGGCACTGACAACTACATAAATGTTAGTGAATTTATAGTAAAAAAGATTTGGGTGAGGCATTGGTGTGCTCCAGTACTTTATGAACTAACCTAGAATTGGTCAAAGAGAACTAGAGTTTaggatttattttcctttcaataaaaattCACAGTGTCAAGAAAGTCATCACAATGGCACTTTTAATAGTAACCACCTCAAAAGATTTGAAAGTCTTATGAAATAGACTCTGAGCTTTATTATTATCTAAGACAGTTGATGTAGTAATAGCTATAGTGACAAGAGATAAAAAGTTTATGCATTTAAGGAAAAGCTTTATTCTCAATTGGATCTTTGACCActgatcaaaacaaacaaacaaacaaacaacaactaaTCTCAGCGTTGCAATGGGAAAGTGGGTTGGGGGGAAACAACACTTGAGATTTGGGAGAAAGCAaaattgaagtttcttttttaaagatgaggTGGAAGGAATAAAAGATACAAACAGTAAATCACAGATGTCTAAGTAAAACTGCAATGACATAATTTAATAATTCATGAATGTTAAAATaaggagaaattaaataaatttttttttattcagtgagaggagaggaggcagagagatagaatcctgcatgtgccctgaccagaatccacctggcaagcctactaggaggcgatgctctgcccttctgggatgttgctctgttgctcagcaactgagctcttcttagtgcctgaggtggaggctatggagccattctcagcgcttagggccaactcgctccaatcaatcCAGGGATacaagatgggaagagagaaagggagagagaagcaagggggggaggggtggagaagcagacaagcgtttttctgtgtgctctgaccaggaatcagacctgagacatccatacgccgggccaatgctctaccactgagcaaaccagccaaggccaagaaaaataattattagttttttggtaGTGAACTTATTTgaaataatagctaaaatttattGGGTAATTTATTGTGTGGTAAAAactgttctaagtgttttatgtgtgtttactCATTTAACCTTTATAAAAGTTTTAGAGGTAGGCTATACTTTACTTCCATTTTAAATTATGAGGAAAGTGAGCCACAGTGGGTAAGTAACTTGGCCAACATCGCACAGGTAACAAGTGGAGAGCTGGGGTTTGACCAGCGTGTGATTACAAAGTTCACTCAACCACATTGTCTTTGCTTTGATAAATGGAAGCTTTGGACAGGTACCCAAGTTTCTGGCAGAAGACTCTGGAAAGATAGAGTCAGAGGGACTGgagcttaaaattaatttttttttctcatctgtattttttaagttCTCTATAATTACCATGCATAATGTATGTAATAAACAATAGAACTTCTACAAAACAAATTAGACCACTGTGTGAGGTTTAGATAATCTGATAGGGAGAATAAATTATCCGTAATGACTTAGTTCAGTCAAAAAGGGATCATTATGTTTTTCTCCAGAGACtaacaatatatttaaagaagtttCAGGGCCCTTgttggtttgttcagtggtagagtattggctcaACCTGTGGGTGTTCcaaatttgattcctggtcagggcacacaggagaagtgaccatctttttcacccttctccctcttccttcctttcttctttccttttctttccctcttgcagccattgttaggttggagcaaattggcttggggtgctgaggatgggtccatggtctcacctcaagtgctaaaatagcttggttgctgagcaacggagctgctgcaccagatgggctgagcatcccctggtagggggttttcagtggatcccagttggggtgtatgtgggagtctgtctccctgcctcaccccttcttacttaagaaaactaaaaaaaaaatagacaaataaaacaagttttaaaaagacaaaaatttagGGTTTGTCTATAGTTAAAATTCAAACAGTTCCCTAAGTGTTTGATTCCTTAAACATgtcctttatatttttgtgtgagaGGGTCTTCTAGAGTTTTTCCTGAAAGCAAATGATGGTGGGCAGTacaaaagaactagaaattaCTTGGAACTTTCAAGGGGGCCTGATGAAGGAATACAAAAAGTGGAAGATTAGATttgctgaatttaaaattttattcaactcTTAACTATAATTTGGGATAATTCTGCCCATGCAGGAAGACTTCAGTAGAAAGCACATGCTAGAGAAAAATTGTGCTACCTCTCAATTTCCCCCCTTATACTTTTGACTTTTCCATCTTCCCCAACTCTTCACAGTTTTCCATTACTCATTACACATGTATTCTAGAGAGGTTACGGGGCAGCATGCTCAGTTTTCCGGGTATGCTTTCCTGACTTTCAGCAAGAACTAAAGTGCCAAAGAATGTTCCATGTTCTGTAGACCATCCCTCTGCAAATTATCCGGGTAAAATGTTTACGCAACTTGAAAgaattctttctttcccttaagGCTTTCTCCTCAGAGAAAATGCTCCCCAGTGGTAAACCAAAGTCCCATCGTTGAACTTACTTGTGGTTGCAGCTGCTGTTGTACGTTTAATCCCCCCAAGGTCAGTGGGAGGGTGTGGGCAGCAGGTGCCATCTTTGCAGCAGGGTTTAGCTGTAAGGCAAAGAATAAGATTTTCATTGTGTTGTTTCAGTTTGAACATTCAGAAACTAATGTGTATTTACCAAATGtaaatgttaaatagaaaaattgcTATGCACATGTATAGAATACGGTATTGCATTTAGAATTAGATACAGAGATGAAGTTCAAAGACTTGTTAGTACAACCATATGTTGTCCAACTTTTTCCATATGAAATTTTTCTTTGGCTTTAACTATTCTCTTTGACAACTACTTAGGTGATTTCATTCTGGCTTTTCCTTTTTGGCAATAACAGCAAGGATTCCTGGAATTTTTCTGATGGTTTTCTTAGGAAGAATGATTTTCACAGGTATTCCCATTAAAAGTGTGAGggtcaaaataaaatatctagtctTCATATGatctattattatatataaatctgATCACTGgatgaaaatcttttttaatcAAGAGAGGAACTTAAACAAATGTATTGTTTAAATAACTATACAAATAgtctatataaaaaaagaaaatctttttatcCCTTCTGGTTTGCTCGTGTTGTTGGAGGGAAGATAATGGTTATAGTGTTTGGGTGGATGTAGGGGTGTTGtggggggcagagaggaaggactggtgaagaaatggagagaggaacttggagaagagatgagaagaactGAAGAAGTAAAGGCTTGAAAATTATAATTACTTTAGAGACTCTTGCTAAGGAAAATTTTTACAATATATTGAATAGCATTTAGCTCTCTgacttgtcttttctctttcaacTGGTCTACAATGAACAAGTGTATATGTGTACatttgtgcacacacacatgtatatacacgCACTCAACAGTAGGTATTATATTTACTTAACAGTGGATATTAAACTGATATAAAAAGGTACTTACCAGTTGCAGATCTGACCCCAGTGTGAGCACGTGTGTCAATGGTATCAGACTTAAAGAAGGGAAGACCTGCAGGGCATTGAAATTGATATATGAGATGAGAGGTTGTCTGTTTTCAAAACCTGTCAATGGTGGACATCCTTAACTTGCATTCCTATCAGAGGTGGATTTGCCGTGCAGGTAAATGCCGGTGGTGCTTCTGGGCCTCTCACTAGTGTTGTCCCCTTCCATGGCCCTAGGAGGCACCTTAGTGGGCTGTTCAGTTTATAGTATTTATCAGCTTAAAAAATGTGTGTTCTTATTTCTCATCTCATTATGAATCATTCACTTTAATACTTAATTTtacatatctaatttttttaattcttttcttttaagagtaTTTCCAAATTGTATAAGCTTCAGGTTCTCTAAGGAGAGAAAGAGGTTTATGACATCAGTGTTCCATAATGttctagattaaaaacaaactttagaCTTTACGTTTCACAAGATCTAGATGGAGGTAAGTGGGGCCTTTAGACCAGAGGAAGGCTTGGAGTGGGAAGAAGGGTAGCAGCTAAGAGACAAAGCAGGTTTCAAAAGTACTTCAATATGCTTTGAAGAAACAGACTTCACCGTGACAATTAGCTCATCAAAAACAACAGAACTTGAGGAAATCTGCAGTTGTTTTTATAGACTACCCCTCAATCCCTGTTAGCTCTGGCAAAGACCGCATGTGACATGTCACAGTTTCATGAACGCCTA
The sequence above is drawn from the Saccopteryx bilineata isolate mSacBil1 chromosome 5, mSacBil1_pri_phased_curated, whole genome shotgun sequence genome and encodes:
- the AMTN gene encoding amelotin, which translates into the protein MKTTFLLFCLLGSTQSLPMQLHPALGLPPTQLVPDQTTLLNQQQPNQVFPSLSLIPLTHVLTLGSDLQLLNPAAKMAPAAHTLPLTLGGLNVQQQLQPQMLPLIVAQLGAQGTILSSEELPVGSQIFTGLLFQPLFSGALLPTSQANPDAQNRILPAGQAGVNPAVRGTSESPFLTPSDTDDDFEVTTPAGIQRGIHMPEETTTGSPPGIQ